A genome region from Naumovozyma castellii chromosome 5, complete genome includes the following:
- the APL6 gene encoding AP-3 complex subunit beta (ancestral locus Anc_5.45) gives MVDSIAHIASALESAKAITLEAAAIATSKLGESSYTHYSNRINGKQLRTLLNSRNPRDVKDAMKRIITLMSSGDSSIDTSTYFADVVKNITSDDIKIKRLIGVYLLRFAEKEPNLTLLCVNSLQKTSYDTIPETRAFAIRALSDIKIPSLYPMVLHTLKRVVTDPSPLVRSEVSFGIMKLFRSENDEFEEDLVTLIKDLLADTDPLVVSAAIATFNECYSQNLEWLHGHYRRYCKMLKALDPWIQATLINILVQYCKNYLPRPTLNSGSSTIVLPEREDDIPFDAYTISMHPDMSLFLTNVKGLIHHSNPEVIIACYNAFFQLSTSKEIGKSKFIEALVRITQTTTSDSLRAKILQLFLYSSSLYPALFQRHLKSFFLSPVNETVEIQCLKLNIISRLINQDNIKCIIKELKYYIMSFLPYEVITEAAIALSRCGQVSIEWEVTILNWFISLMEDNLLPFEVLESIVNIIRELVQLDPKKHLDVIIKLSNILQAHTPLADNARAGIIWLFGEVTSIEFKICPDLLRKLLANFVFEGPETRLQILLFAAKLLSCDIDRFTENNSGGEEYDLIHSRIAQMFNYVLYLSKADDDYDIRDRARCFGSIFESQKFEIATLLLQAPKPIPSLFIKSGKDNIEQIDVSIDKQIRNGLSIIPWNEDLRLEEDVDVRAEIPLKDYSKFKKSFSSDSYIGKAPIRSSSSEASESNGSEYNEFGDIKGITSPNGTNASVFTSQQGHKYQLQSLDEFFSDIPAKPKHKKKIIIEEEEEYDDEDSSEDETSSEEASDSEEETSTSNGEEEEEEEEEEGESGSNASEESKKVTGDIVTEDNPFI, from the coding sequence ATGGTGGATTCAATTGCCCACATTGCTTCAGCATTAGAATCAGCGAAAGCAATCACTTTAGAAGCCGCAGCCATTGCCACATCAAAATTAGGTGAATCCTCGTACACCCATTATTCAAACCGCATCAATGGTAAACAATTACGTACTTTATTGAATTCCAGAAACCCTAGAGATGTTAAGGATGCTATGAAGCGTATTATTACATTAATGTCCTCTGGTGATTCGTCCATTGATACGTCTACCTATTTTGCTGATGTtgtgaaaaatataacttCTGATGATATTAAGATCAAAAGATTGATTGGAGTATATTTGTTGAGATTTGCAGAAAAGGAACCCAATTTGACGCTTTTATGTGTTAACTCTCTTCAAAAGACATCTTATGATACTATTCCAGAAACGCGAGCATTTGCAATAAGGGCCCTCTCTGATATTAAGATTCCCTCACTGTATCCCATGGTTTTGCATACATTAAAAAGAGTCGTAACAGATCCTTCGCCATTAGTTCGTAGTGAGGTATCGTTTGGTATAATGAAACTATTTAGAAgtgaaaatgatgaattcgAAGAGGATCTGGTGACTCTTataaaagatttattggCAGATACAGACCCTTTGGTTGTATCCGCTGCAATTGCCACATTTAATGAGTGCTATTCTCAAAATTTAGAATGGTTGCATGGTCATTATCGTCGCTATTGTAAAATGCTTAAAGCATTAGATCCATGGATTCAAGCAACGTTGATCAATATTTTGGTACAATATTGTAAGAACTATCTTCCAAGGCCAACTCTTAATTCAGGAAGTAGTACAATAGTATTACCGGAAAGAGAAGATGATATCCCATTTGATGCTTACACAATTAGCATGCATCCTGACATGTCCCTATTCTTAACAAATGTAAAGGGTTTAATCCATCATTCTAATCCTGAAGTTATAATTGCATGCTATAATGCTTTCTTTCAATTATCAACTTCGAAGGAAATTGGCAAGTCCAAGTTTATTGAAGCATTAGTGAGAATCACGCAAACGACCACAAGTGACAGTTTGAGGGCCAAGATACTACAATTGTTTCTATATTCCTCTTCACTATATCCAGCACTGTTCCAAAGACAtttgaaatcattttttCTATCCCCAGTTAATGAAACGGTGGAAATACAATGTTTAAAGTTGAATATAATTTCCAGATTGATAAATCAGGATAATATAAAATGTATTATCAAGGAATTAAAATACTATATCATGTCATTTCTTCCTTATGAAGTGATAACGGAAGCTGCCATAGCATTATCGAGATGTGGACAAGTATCCATTGAATGGGAAGTCACCATATTGAATTGGttcatttcattaatggaaGATAATTTACTTCCTTTCGAAGTATTAGAGTCCATAGTAAACATTATCAGAGAGTTAGTTCAACTAGACCCAAAAAAGCATCTCGATGtaatcattaaattatctAATATTTTACAGGCACATACGCCCTTAGCTGATAATGCACGCGCTGGAATCATTTGGCTCTTTGGGGAGGTAACttccattgaatttaaGATATGTCCCGACTTGTTAAGGAAATTGCTAGCGAATTTTGTATTTGAAGGTCCTGAAACGAGATTACAAATCCTTTTATTTGCGGCTAAATTACTATCGTGTGATATTGATCGATTTACTGAAAACAATTCTGGCGGAGAAGAATATGATCTTattcattcaagaattgCACAGATGTTTAATTATGTGTTGTATTTATCGAAGGCTGATGATGATTACGATATTAGAGATAGGGCAAGATGTTTTGGCTCAATATTTGAATCTCaaaagtttgaaattgCAACATTGTTATTACAGGCACCAAAACCAATACCATCacttttcattaaaagtGGTAAAGATAATATTGAACAGATTGATGTATCAATAGATAAACAAATACGGAATGGTTTAAGTATAATCCCATGGAATGAGGATTTGAgacttgaagaagatgttgaCGTTCGTGCAGAAATTCCACTAAAGGATTATTCtaaatttaagaaaagCTTTTCATCAGATTCTTATATTGGTAAGGCTCCGATAAGATCATCTAGTTCTGAAGCATCCGAGTCCAATGGATcagaatataatgaatttggTGATATCAAAGGTATTACAAGCCCAAATGGAACAAATGCATCCGTATTTACGTCACAACAAGGTCACAAATATCAATTACAAAGTTTGGATGAGTTTTTCAGCGATATTCCTGCAAAACCAAAACATAAgaaaaagattattatagaggaggaggaggagtatgacgatgaagattCTAGCGAGGATGAAACGTCAAGTGAAGAGGCTTCTGatagtgaagaagaaacttcAACATCAAACggggaagaagaagaggaagaggaagaggaagagggTGAAAGTGGCTCAAATGCAAGTGAAGAAAGTAAGAAAGTGACAGGAGACATAGTGACCGAAGATAATCCATTCATTTAA
- the BUD32 gene encoding serine/threonine protein kinase BUD32 (ancestral locus Anc_5.43): MSQELVDQVSKYLTPAIPIEPISQGAEAVVFTTTIHPYLPTINEKQKFIIKYRPAKRYRHPIIDRSLTKHRTLSESRLLAKLYQIPGIHVPKLIACDPYNGCIWLEFLGEDLPDAFGFSNLKNFLWMHASENQNPYGDIVRETLFKVGEQIGLLHWNDYCHGDLTSSNIVLVKKDEKWEPYLIDFGLGSTSNLVEDKGVDLYVLERAILSTHSSYAEKYNEWLIEGFSEVYKSNGKQGAKKLNEVMKRFGEVRLRGRKRSMLG; this comes from the coding sequence ATGTCTCAGGAACTGGTTGATCAAGTATCTAAGTATCTAACCCCAGCTATTCCAATAGAGCCAATTTCACAGGGTGCAGAAGCTGTCGTATTCACCACCACAATACATCCATACTTACCAACCATTAATGAGAAACAAAAGTtcattataaaatatagACCAGCAAAACGTTACAGACACCCCATAATTGACAGGAGTTTAACCAAGCATCGTACATTGAGTGAGTCACGTCTTCTGGCAAAATTATATCAAATTCCAGGTATTCATGTTCCAAAACTAATAGCATGTGATCCCTATAACGGTTGTATATGGCTGGAGTTCCTTGGAGAAGATCTTCCTGATGCGTTTGGGTTTAGtaatttaaagaatttccTATGGATGCATGCCTCTGAGAACCAAAATCCATACGGTGATATAGTTAGAGAAACTTTATTCAAAGTTGGTGAACAAATTGGGTTATTGCATTGGAACGATTATTGTCATGGGGACCTTACCAGTTCGAATATTGTCTTAGTGAAAAAAGACGAGAAGTGGGAACCGTATTTGATTGATTTTGGACTCGGATCCACTTCCAATCTTGTCGAGGATAAAGGTGTCGATTTATATGTTTTGGAGAGAGCCATTCTAAGTACACATTCGTCATATGCCGAAAAGTATAATGAGTGGCTCATTGAAGGATTCTCGGAAGTTTATAAGAGCAATGGTAAACAAGGTGCCAAGAAGCTTAACGAAGTGATGAAAAGATTTGGGGAAGTGAGATTGCGTGGTAGGAAGAGAAGTATGCTGGGTTAA
- the SAY1 gene encoding steryl deacetylase (ancestral locus Anc_5.42) yields MHYSSVLFILKVLTVLPVRLVCSVWNIWIHHHRFLNGNILLKAFMRLAFDLTNEFTCHDILNPLFDWCTDVICEPLETIEDEEDNEHLQIKFRWYVRPKDFDPERDPVLIYFHGGGFAVKLTPISILFLRNLKKVFPKMVIIISDYTVSDMLNDKKASHRYPMQILESIALYNYVTESIGCKRVIMSGDSAGGNLVAEVLLHLSRNDLKLPHKAILISPWLNPSKIDGHETSTEILDCLSYKALKRFSEAYIPFQYDNREAPLNVECDFDKNNWNIIINETKLFVTYGQDEILRPQIQRFISRLKEMNPSNIYIQGDEKGGHIEPLLSCNFNVELWSKQPTIKGILEFLMS; encoded by the coding sequence ATGCATTATAGTAGTGTCTTGTTCATATTGAAAGTACTGACTGTTCTGCCTGTTAGACTCGTATGTTCGGTGTGGAATATATggattcatcatcaccgATTCCTAAATGGAAATATACTGCTAAAAGCATTCATGCGATTGGCATTCGATTTGACGAATGAGTTTACATGTCATGATATCCTAAATCCATTGTTTGATTGGTGCACAGATGTAATCTGCGAACCATTGGAAACgattgaagatgaggaagataaTGAACATTTACAGATAAAGTTTAGATGGTACGTGAGACCAAAGGATTTTGATCCGGAAAGAGACCCTGTATTGATCTATTTCCATGGTGGTGGGTTTGCTGTCAAGTTAACcccaatttcaatattatttttaagGAATCTTAAGAAAGTGTTCCCCAAAATGGTAATAATCATCTCTGATTATACCGTTAGTGATATGCTTAATGATAAAAAGGCTTCTCATAGATACCCAATGCAAATCTTGGAATCAATTGCATTATATAATTATGTGACAGAATCAATTGGATGTAAAAGAGTGATAATGTCAGGAGATTCGGCTGGTGGCAACCTTGTTGCAGAAGTATTATTGCATTTGTCAAGGAACGACTTGAAACTTCCCCATAAAGCTATTCTGATAAGTCCCTGGCTGAATCCATCGAAAATTGATGGACATGAAACGTCAACCGAAATATTGGATTGTCTTAGCTATAAGGCACTAAAAAGGTTTAGTGAAGCGTATATCCCATTTCAATATGATAATAGAGAAGCTCCCTTAAATGTAGAGTGTGATTTCGACAAAaataattggaatattatcattaatgaaacaaaattatttgttacATATGGCCAGGATGAGATATTAAGACCTCAGATCCAACGATTTATATCACGATTGAAAGAGATGAATCCTTCTAATATCTACATTCAAGGTGACGAAAAGGGTGGTCATATTGAGCCATTATTAAGTTGTAATTTCAACGTTGAGCTGTGGTCCAAACAACCAACCATAAAGGGAATATTGGAGTTTCTAATGTCGTGA
- the NCAS0E04020 gene encoding uncharacterized protein (ancestral locus Anc_5.39) — translation MTMNEEIKDTWFDAWDTQTLYQDKVIGCDECVQGSPISKSGIVCGPVLRLIDVNYDTLTYNGSILMVTKNDNVPPVINYTIGPAYEEKGDDLRTRQFSEGQFKPVLFHTDDLGEDASFQFYRYKINLPLMNSEQMVKYSVNGRFQPHFRFFIPSKTMNFNTIAYSCNGFSLSVDTSVFKGSLWFDILNKHSKVHYHVMLGGGDQIYSDSIRLYSPTVHEWLETHDPIKKYTTNISPEFFKDMNHFYLKEYIEWYGYGHWRGSTPKSMTTQRCLPIALSTIPSINIWDDHDIIDGFGSYSDSFMRTPMFSSIGKAAYKYYMLFQHHVSTDPSDKDAYLNDSNWILGKSVGPYIGEKSHSVFTRLGPTMGLLGLDCRTERQLHEILSSETYDLVSQRLRNEISKGKLNHLLIMLGVPIAYPRLVWLEWLFTSRLLAPLKYLAKKGLFARGLVNDFNGDVELLDDLNDHWCAKHHKKERNYLIAKLQDFAAENGIRVTILSGDVHLASLGRFKSKIHKRHVIHEEEHEKENLATINNPENDVRLMFNVISSAVVNTPPPTAMAKLLQHRAPVHHFDFSTDEDSVPIFKFDTDGTTKRYEAGFMNKRNWSDVIPVQNILQNDYLNGVFRLKMGEMVIPGIVRPNEGILPVKTTEKQDQGYPVTPDGVIASIHVETDQLNPASSSTCYALPIPELRTKSKSLSHKGIKHVVLP, via the coding sequence atgaCAATGAATGAGGAGATCAAGGACACGTGGTTCGATGCATGGGATACTCAGACTCTATATCAAGACAAAGTCATTGGATGTGATGAATGCGTTCAAGGATCACCCATATCGAAATCCGGAATTGTATGTGGGCCAGTATTGAGGTTAATTGACGTGAATTATGATACACTTACCTATAATGGATCTATTCTCATGGTCACTAAGAATGACAATGTGCCACCGGTAATTAACTATACAATCGGCCCTGCTTACGAAGAAAAAGGTGACGATTTACGAACCAGACAATTTTCTGAGGGACAATTCAAACCCGTCTTGTTTCACACAGATGACTTGGGTGAAGATGCTTCCTTTCAGTTTTACCGTTATAAGATTAACCTTCCATTAATGAATAGCGAACAAATGGTAAAATATTCTGTAAATGGGAGGTTTCAACCTCATTTCAGGTTCTTCATCCCTTCTAAAACCATGAATTTTAACACTATTGCCTACTCTTGTAATGGATTCTCACTGTCAGTCGACACATCTGTATTTAAGGGTTCATTATGGTTTGATATCCTTAACAAACATTCCAAGGTTCATTACCATGTAATGCTAGGTGGTGGTGATCAAATTTACTCAGATTCCATTAGACTTTACTCTCCCACAGTACACGAATGGCTAGAAACACATGACCCCATTAAGAAATACACCACGAACATCTCGCCCGAATTCTTCAAGGATATGAACCacttttatttaaaagaatatattgaatGGTATGGGTACGGTCATTGGCGTGGATCCACCCCCAAATCAATGACCACGCAAAGATGTCTACCAATTGCTTTGTCAACAATCCCATCGATTAATATCTGGGATGATCACGATATCATTGATGGGTTCGGATCATATTCCGACTCATTTATGAGAACACCAATGTTTAGCTCCATTGGAAAAGCTGcatataaatattatatgCTATTTCAACATCATGTTAGTACAGATCCAAGTGACAAGGATGCCTATTTGAATGACTCTAATTGGATCCTCGGTAAATCGGTAGGTCCCTACATTGGAGAGAAATCACACTCCGTGTTCACTAGGCTAGGCCCCACAATGGGATTACTTGGATTAGATTGCAGAACAGAAAGACAATTACATGAGATTCTTTCCTCCGAAACATATGATCTGGTCTCCCAAAGGTTaagaaatgaaatatctaaggggaaattgaatcatttaCTAATTATGTTGGGGGTTCCCATTGCATATCCAAGACTGGTTTGGTTGGAATGGTTATTTACATCAAGGTTATTGGCtccattgaaatatttagcCAAGAAGGGATTGTTTGCAAGAGGTCTAGTAAACGATTTCAATGGTGACgtggaattattagatgattTAAATGATCATTGGTGCGCTAAGCATCATAAGAAAGagagaaattatttgattgcAAAATTACAAGATTTTGCTGCAGAGAACGGTATTAGAGTGACTATCTTATCTGGTGATGTTCATTTAGCTTCATTGGGTAGATTCAAAAGTAAGATTCATAAGCGTCATGTTATACATGAGGAAGAACATGAAAAAGAGAATTTAGCGACCATAAATAATCCGGAAAATGATGTGAGATTGATGTTTAATGTAATTTCAAGTGCAGTGGTAAATACTCCGCCACCAACAGCAATGGCAAAGCTTTTGCAACACAGGGCACCTGTTCATCATTTTGATTTCAGCACGGATGAGGATTCTGTCCCCATTTTCAAGTTTGATACAGACGGTACCACCAAGAGATATGAAGCAGGATTTATGAATAAAAGGAACTGGTCAGATGTGATTCCTGTCCAAAATATACTACaaaatgattatttgaatggGGTTTTCAGATTAAAAATGGGTGAAATGGTTATTCCAGGGATTGTGAGACCCAATGAAGGAATTTTGCCAGTCAAGACAACTGAAAAGCAAGATCAGGGCTATCCAGTAACGCCGGACGGTGTAATAGCATCTATTCACGTTGAGACAGATCAATTGAATCCAGCTTCGAGTTCCACATGCTATGCTTTACCAATTCCCGAACTAAGGACCAAAAGTAAGTCGTTATCTCATAAAGGTATAAAACATGTAGTTTTACCATAA
- the FOL2 gene encoding GTP cyclohydrolase I (ancestral locus Anc_5.37), whose amino-acid sequence MHSIDRTGTGTPLNTRLVKPYTLTPPVDADGLSWPSIGTKQRAQESETDPDEKARVERIAGAMKTILTELGEDVDREGLLDTPQRYAKAMLFFTKGYETNIMQDVIHNAVFEEDHDEMVIVRDIEIYSLCEHHLVPFFGKVHIAYIPNKKVIGLSKLARLAEMYARRLQVQERLTKQIALALSKILKPLGVAVVIEATHMCMVSRGVQKTGSSTMTSCMLGCFRNDHKTREEFLTLLNKKS is encoded by the coding sequence ATGCATTCCATTGATAGAACAGGTACTGGAACTCCCTTGAATACAAGATTGGTGAAACCTTACACGTTGACTCCACCCGTGGATGCTGATGGATTATCGTGGCCAAGTATAGGTACCAAGCAGAGGGCCCAAGAATCTGAAACAGACCCTGATGAAAAGGCTCGTGTAGAACGTATTGCTGGAGCAATGAAGACTATCTTAACTGAATTGGGTGAAGACGTAGATAGAGAAGGTCTTTTAGATACTCCGCAACGTTATGCTAAAGCAATGCTTTTCTTTACCAAGGGGTATGAAACTAATATCATGCAAGATGTCATACATAATGCTGTTTTTGAAGAGGACCATGATGAAATGGTCATTGTGAGGGATATCGAAATTTATTCCCTATGTGAGCATCATTTAGTCCCATTCTTTGGCAAAGTTCATATTGCTtatattccaaataaaaaagTCATTGGGTTAAGTAAACTAGCCAGGTTGGCTGAGATGTATGCAAGAAGATTGCAAGTCCAAGAAAGATTAACAAAGCAAATTGCATTGGCCTTAAgcaaaattttgaaacctCTAGGTGTTGCCGTAGTGATTGAAGCTACGCATATGTGTATGGTTTCCAGAGGTGTACAAAAGACCGGATCATCGACAATGACCTCTTGTATGTTGGGCTGTTTCAGGAATGACCATAAAACAAGGGAAGAATTCTTgacattattgaataaaaaaagCTGA
- the HUA1 gene encoding Hua1p (ancestral locus Anc_5.36) translates to MGVPNPDDALPSYDDVLREEEQQRLNAAPPPAAPRPEPQHHTRPPAPRPPAPNTGSNRPHSSFHIQGNQKPPLPWVYPSNYHCKKCNNTGYKIKNGRSCKSCWRRFAPVNNVQSNMPFNITTTNNPYNYSSTPSPFMGGGGTPWSYGGANQRPLMVQPGDPRLGGVVCGECRGSGRVRFFLDDDICPLCNGLGRIVGHS, encoded by the coding sequence ATGGGCGTCCCTAATCCTGACGATGCTCTACCAAGCTACGACGATGTATTgagagaagaagaacagcAGAGATTAAACGCAGCTCCGCCACCAGCTGCTCCCAGACCCGAACCCCAGCATCATACTAGGCCGCCAGCCCCTAGACCACCAGCGCCTAACACTGGATCAAACAGACCGCATTCATCCTTCCACATACAGGGGAATCAAAAACCACCGTTACCATGGGTGTACCCAAGCAACTACCATTGTAAAAAATGTAATAATACGGGGTACAAGATAAAGAATGGTCGTTCATGTAAGTCTTGTTGGCGTCGTTTCGCCCCAGTCAACAACGTCCAATCTAACATGCCATTCAATATAACGACTACAAACAATCCCTACAATTACTCATCCACTCCATCACCGTTTATGGGGGGCGGTGGGACTCCCTGGAGTTACGGGGGCGCCAACCAAAGACCTCTGATGGTACAACCGGGCGATCCTCGACTCGGTGGAGTTGTATGTGGTGAATGTAGAGGCTCAGGAAGAGTCAGATTCTTCCTCGACGACGATATATGTCCATTATGCAATGGTTTAGGCAGAATTGTAGGTCATTCGTGA